The Myxococcota bacterium genome has a segment encoding these proteins:
- the smpB gene encoding SsrA-binding protein SmpB, with product MSPPAKPTPPAKTGKARKRGASDALGAAGVVATNRRARFEYELLDTFECGIALLGPEVKSLRAGRANLGDAFATIRRGECFLHKLHISPYEPATRENADPLRDRKLLLHKAQIRRLEGQVAEKGLTLVPVSLYFKDGRAKVELALARGKHTYDKRESIKRRMDDRDAQRALRRGRDRG from the coding sequence GTGTCTCCTCCCGCGAAGCCGACCCCGCCCGCGAAGACCGGCAAGGCGCGCAAGCGCGGCGCGTCCGATGCGCTCGGCGCCGCGGGCGTCGTCGCGACGAACCGCCGCGCGCGCTTCGAGTACGAGCTCCTCGACACGTTCGAGTGCGGCATCGCGCTGCTCGGCCCGGAGGTGAAGTCGCTGCGCGCGGGGCGCGCGAACCTCGGCGACGCGTTCGCCACCATCCGCCGCGGCGAGTGCTTCCTCCACAAGCTCCACATCAGCCCGTACGAGCCGGCGACGCGCGAGAACGCCGACCCGCTGCGCGATCGCAAGCTGCTGCTCCACAAGGCGCAGATCCGGCGGCTCGAGGGACAGGTGGCGGAGAAGGGCCTCACGCTCGTGCCCGTCTCGCTCTACTTCAAGGATGGGCGTGCGAAGGTCGAGCTCGCGCTCGCGCGCGGCAAGCACACCTACGACAAGCGCGAGTCGATCAAGCGGCGCATGGACGACCGCGACGCGCAGCGCGCGCTGCGCCGCGGCCGCGACCGAGGGTGA
- a CDS encoding aspartate 1-decarboxylase, with the protein MIRTMLKSKIHRATVTEANIEYEGSVTIDRDLMDAADLRPYEQVDIWNCTNGNRLTTYVIEGERGSGEVCVNGAAAHLMKPLDVVIIASWTQVADAEADGFEAKRVFVDARNAIRE; encoded by the coding sequence GTGATCCGCACCATGCTCAAGTCGAAGATCCACCGCGCCACCGTCACCGAGGCGAACATCGAGTACGAGGGCTCGGTGACGATCGACCGCGACCTCATGGACGCCGCCGATCTCCGCCCGTACGAGCAGGTGGACATCTGGAACTGCACGAACGGCAACCGCCTGACGACCTACGTGATCGAGGGCGAGCGCGGCTCGGGCGAGGTGTGCGTGAACGGCGCGGCCGCCCACCTGATGAAGCCGCTCGACGTCGTCATCATCGCGAGCTGGACGCAGGTCGCGGACGCCGAGGCGGACGGGTTCGAGGCGAAGCGCGTCTTCGTCGACGCCCGCAACGCCATTCGCGAGTAG